A stretch of Pseudophryne corroboree isolate aPseCor3 chromosome 9, aPseCor3.hap2, whole genome shotgun sequence DNA encodes these proteins:
- the LOC134957188 gene encoding cadherin-1-like, with the protein MAPQEPDAMNTAQPDHRSPGSTAALLTPPEGYAASLQSRHPELLPVLPAHPARRQQPTPPPTEPLQRDRTVHLPLKVTALQRNFIEAEVLTGCGAVNSNKLLMLFLRGKKVVNDPLLPLADDTQDNVYCYDEEGGGEEDQYFDLAQLHRGLDARPDVMRNDVAPTLMSAPQYRLHPPNPDEIGNFIEEYRNAADNDPTAPPYNSNLVFDCEGSGSDVAFLSSLNSSNSDADQDYSSLQSWGTRLNKLTDMYGGGED; encoded by the exons atggcgccgcAGGAACCCGATGCTATGAACACAGCGCAGCCTgatcacagaagccctggctccacagcagcactgctcaCCCCGCCGGAGGGATATGCTGCCAGTCTGCAGAGCCGCCATCCAGAgctcctgcctgtcctcccagcgcacCCTGCCCGGCGTCAGCAGCCTACACCTCCGCCAACTGAACCTCTCcagagggaccggacag tacatctcccccttaaagtgactgctctgcagaggaacttcATTGAGGCAGAGGTTCTAAcgggatgtggcgcag TTAATTCAAACAAGTTGCTCATGCTATTTCTGAGAGGCAAGAAGGTAGTTAATGACCCCTTACTGCCCCTGGCAGATGACACTCAGGATAATGTCTACTGTTACGATGAAGAAGGCGGTGGGGAGGAGGACCAGTATTTTGATCTGGCCCAACTTCACCGCGGTCTCGATGCCCGTCCAGATGTCATGCGTAACGATGTTGCCCCAACACTGATGTCGGCTCCCCAGTACCGGCTGCACCCACCCAATCCGGatgagattgggaacttcattgaagAGTACCGGAATGCAGCTGATAACGACCCCACTGCTCCCCCATACAACTCCAACCTCGTGTTTGACTGTGAAGGCAGTGGATCAGATGTCGCCTTCCTCAGCTCCTTGAACTCCTCAAACTCTGATGCTGATCAGGATTACAGCAGTCTGCAATCCTGGGGAACCCGGCTTAACAAATTGACAGACATGTATGGAGGAGGCGAGGACTAG